Proteins encoded within one genomic window of Kibdelosporangium phytohabitans:
- a CDS encoding TetR/AcrR family transcriptional regulator, producing the protein MTRIETAEATRQALVRAASELLDQGGPDAVTLRAVGARAGVSRGAPYGHFTNKEHLLTQLAINAWSSLADDVEHLRENLESTSDIRLERALLALIDVARRQPHRYALMFSVPADTPAAVQAAGRLEGVFLTLVADMVGESDAPRYGALLMSSAHGIAGMELSGHLAKDTWQVSVEQLVHMLIDAIRHGSP; encoded by the coding sequence GTGACACGCATCGAGACCGCCGAGGCCACGCGGCAGGCTCTTGTCCGCGCCGCTTCCGAACTGCTCGACCAGGGCGGCCCTGACGCCGTGACCCTGCGTGCGGTCGGCGCCCGGGCCGGAGTCTCACGAGGTGCGCCCTACGGGCACTTCACGAACAAGGAACACCTGCTGACCCAGCTCGCCATCAACGCGTGGAGTTCCCTCGCGGACGACGTCGAGCACCTTCGGGAGAACCTTGAGTCCACTTCGGACATACGGCTGGAGCGGGCCCTTCTGGCGTTGATCGACGTCGCCCGTCGGCAGCCGCACCGGTACGCGCTGATGTTCAGCGTTCCGGCTGACACACCAGCCGCCGTGCAGGCCGCGGGCCGTCTCGAAGGCGTGTTCCTAACCTTGGTCGCGGACATGGTCGGCGAATCCGACGCGCCTCGGTACGGCGCGCTGCTGATGTCGAGCGCACACGGCATCGCGGGGATGGAACTCAGCGGCCATCTGGCGAAGGACACGTGGCAGGTGAGCGTGGAGCAACTCGTGCACATGCTGATCGACGCGATCCGACATGGGTCTCCGTAG
- a CDS encoding SDR family NAD(P)-dependent oxidoreductase: MPSPHELLPDLAGRTIVVTGTTSGLGLALSAALAAAGARVLMTVRDAERGAAAVDQVRAGIDGAGSAEPVLLDLADLCSVRAAAAEIRDRTGDRIDVLINNAAVSLGPHSRTRDGFELQIGTNHLGPAALTWLLMPALRAAGDRGHPARVVTTSSLGHRTGGLDLADLHWERRRYSPTRAYGASKLANLLFTAELDRRLRTAADPVLSIAAHPGLTTSQLLPNALARGSTWWSRLLVLPDRYLSQPVTTGIASQLMAATGPVDGGDYLGPTGPFEIRGPASPARRSSAAKDRRLANELWQITSAATGVTPAPGPASHT, translated from the coding sequence ATGCCATCTCCGCACGAACTCCTGCCCGACCTGGCGGGCCGCACCATCGTCGTCACCGGGACGACCTCCGGCCTCGGCCTCGCCCTCTCCGCTGCGTTGGCGGCGGCCGGTGCCCGGGTCCTGATGACCGTTCGCGACGCCGAGCGTGGTGCGGCGGCCGTCGACCAGGTGCGAGCCGGGATCGACGGCGCCGGGTCGGCCGAACCCGTCCTGCTCGACCTGGCCGACCTCTGCTCGGTACGGGCCGCCGCCGCGGAGATCCGGGACCGCACCGGGGACCGGATCGACGTGCTGATCAACAACGCCGCGGTGTCGCTGGGACCGCACAGCAGGACCCGGGACGGGTTCGAGCTGCAGATCGGGACCAACCACCTCGGTCCGGCCGCGCTGACCTGGCTGCTGATGCCCGCGTTGCGGGCCGCCGGAGACCGCGGGCATCCAGCCCGGGTCGTGACGACGTCCAGCCTCGGTCACCGCACCGGCGGACTCGACCTCGCCGACCTGCATTGGGAGCGCAGGCGCTACTCGCCAACGCGCGCCTACGGCGCCTCCAAGCTCGCGAACCTCCTGTTCACCGCGGAGCTCGACCGGCGGCTGCGCACCGCCGCCGACCCGGTGTTGTCGATCGCGGCTCACCCGGGACTGACGACATCACAGCTGCTGCCCAACGCCCTGGCCCGCGGAAGCACGTGGTGGTCCCGTCTTCTCGTGCTCCCGGACCGATACCTCTCGCAACCGGTCACCACCGGTATCGCATCCCAGCTCATGGCAGCCACGGGACCGGTCGATGGCGGCGACTACCTGGGCCCGACCGGACCGTTCGAGATCCGCGGCCCAGCCAGTCCGGCACGCCGCTCGTCGGCCGCCAAGGACCGCCGGCTCGCGAACGAGCTCTGGCAGATCACAAGCGCCGCCACCGGGGTCACGCCAGCCCCTGGGCCCGCAAGCCACACCTGA
- a CDS encoding phosphotransferase family protein, whose product METEIVSRAVAAATALARELRLRVDDAVVIRNSNMLALHLLPCGVFARVALVGREVAALEVEVALRLAEAASPVAALEPRVEPRVYERDGFAVTYWTYYEVVLPDPDFPRTYADALRRLHAGMRSVEIATPHFLDRAAEAERLVAHRDRTPALTEADRHLLLSTLRSARARIRSRGAAEQLLHGEPHPGNLLNTRDGLLFIDLETCCRGPIEFDVAHVPEQVSARYPGVDQVLLAECRRLVLAVVAAWRWDIRDEFPDGYRHGRDILSLLRQGPPWPALGALVAE is encoded by the coding sequence GTGGAGACGGAGATCGTTTCGCGTGCGGTGGCCGCGGCGACAGCACTGGCCCGAGAGTTGCGTCTGCGGGTCGATGACGCGGTCGTGATTCGCAATTCGAACATGCTCGCCCTGCATCTGTTGCCGTGTGGCGTTTTCGCCCGAGTAGCGCTGGTGGGGCGAGAGGTGGCCGCGCTGGAGGTCGAGGTCGCTCTGCGACTCGCTGAGGCCGCGAGCCCCGTCGCAGCGCTGGAGCCCCGCGTTGAACCGCGGGTCTACGAACGCGACGGCTTCGCCGTGACCTACTGGACGTACTACGAGGTCGTGCTTCCTGATCCGGACTTCCCACGCACGTACGCGGATGCACTCCGACGCCTGCACGCTGGTATGCGCAGTGTCGAGATCGCAACCCCGCATTTCCTGGACCGAGCCGCGGAGGCTGAACGGTTAGTCGCGCACCGGGACCGAACTCCCGCGCTCACTGAGGCCGACCGGCATCTCCTGCTCAGCACGCTGCGAAGCGCCCGTGCACGGATCCGCAGCCGCGGGGCTGCCGAGCAGTTGCTGCACGGCGAACCGCATCCCGGCAACCTCCTCAACACCCGTGACGGCTTGCTGTTCATCGACTTGGAGACGTGCTGCCGTGGCCCCATAGAGTTCGATGTGGCCCATGTGCCGGAGCAGGTCAGCGCGCGTTATCCGGGCGTCGACCAGGTTCTGCTCGCGGAGTGCCGTCGGCTCGTGCTCGCGGTGGTCGCCGCCTGGCGTTGGGACATCCGCGATGAGTTCCCGGATGGGTATCGGCACGGCCGGGACATTCTGTCCTTGCTCCGCCAGGGTCCGCCGTGGCCCGCGCTCGGTGCTCTCGTCGCCGAGTAG